From the Scylla paramamosain isolate STU-SP2022 chromosome 15, ASM3559412v1, whole genome shotgun sequence genome, one window contains:
- the LOC135107623 gene encoding uncharacterized protein LOC135107623 isoform X2 yields the protein MAEQSSHISKLMEENRRYIRENGKLKKKSASRSGATLLSPRNFDHFGSHGSDGSMRNVGGEYQQTDGMLTELQDRVMALQLHNDELNVCLEREKRRRREAEARVERDEGYIKRLEDNVQALRGTRVVMDSSAYRQLAEAYIASRRPPARRPHNHVHPGSDLVCDSSSNTSLDLPETSFQTSSCPSSPKSDLSVSSSTSSSMYPADPQLFPAAARRSGSVRGPKERNSGERAGRQLGGAPMNPWDYQQLLESLEDLDGGSRGALS from the exons ATGGCAGAGCAGTCATCCCACATCAGCAAACTcatggaagaaaatagaagatacATCAGGGAAAATGGGAAACTGAAAAAGAAGTCTGCGTCCCGATCTGGTGCCACGCTGCTCAGCCCCAGGAACTTTGACCATTTTGGCAGCCACGGCAGTGATGGGAGCATGAGAAACGTTGGCGGGGAGTACCAACAGACAGACGGGATGTTGACGGAACTGCAAGACCGCGTGATGGCGCTGCAGCTTCACAACGACGAATTAAACGTTTGcttggagagggagaagaggagacgaCGAGAGGCGGAGGCGAGAGTGGAGCGAGACGAGGGTTACATTAAGCGCTTAGAAGACAATGTACAG GCGCTAAGGGGAACTCGGGTGGTCATGGATTCCTCTGCCTATCGACAGTTGGCGGAAGCATATATTGCCTCACGCCGCCCACCTGCTCGACGTCCACACAACCACGTGCACCCTGGCTCAGACCTCGTGTGTGACTCCTCGTCCAACACTTCCCTG GACCTTCCAGAGACGTCTTTCCAGACCTCCAGTTGTCCCTCCTCCCCGAAGTCAGATCTCtccgtttcctcctccacttcctcctccatgtaCCCTGCGGACCCCCAGCTTTTTCCCGCCGCCGCCAGGAGAAGTGGCAGCGTCAGGGGTCCGAAGGAGAGGAACAGCGGTGAGCGGGCCGGTAGGCAATTGGGAGGAGCCCCTATGAACCCGTGGGACTACCAGCAACTCTTGGAGAGCCTTGAGGACCTGGATGGAGGCAGCAGAGGAGCCTTATCTTGA
- the LOC135107623 gene encoding uncharacterized protein LOC135107623 isoform X1, protein MFYPMAEQSSHISKLMEENRRYIRENGKLKKKSASRSGATLLSPRNFDHFGSHGSDGSMRNVGGEYQQTDGMLTELQDRVMALQLHNDELNVCLEREKRRRREAEARVERDEGYIKRLEDNVQALRGTRVVMDSSAYRQLAEAYIASRRPPARRPHNHVHPGSDLVCDSSSNTSLDLPETSFQTSSCPSSPKSDLSVSSSTSSSMYPADPQLFPAAARRSGSVRGPKERNSGERAGRQLGGAPMNPWDYQQLLESLEDLDGGSRGALS, encoded by the exons ATGTTTTACCCA ATGGCAGAGCAGTCATCCCACATCAGCAAACTcatggaagaaaatagaagatacATCAGGGAAAATGGGAAACTGAAAAAGAAGTCTGCGTCCCGATCTGGTGCCACGCTGCTCAGCCCCAGGAACTTTGACCATTTTGGCAGCCACGGCAGTGATGGGAGCATGAGAAACGTTGGCGGGGAGTACCAACAGACAGACGGGATGTTGACGGAACTGCAAGACCGCGTGATGGCGCTGCAGCTTCACAACGACGAATTAAACGTTTGcttggagagggagaagaggagacgaCGAGAGGCGGAGGCGAGAGTGGAGCGAGACGAGGGTTACATTAAGCGCTTAGAAGACAATGTACAG GCGCTAAGGGGAACTCGGGTGGTCATGGATTCCTCTGCCTATCGACAGTTGGCGGAAGCATATATTGCCTCACGCCGCCCACCTGCTCGACGTCCACACAACCACGTGCACCCTGGCTCAGACCTCGTGTGTGACTCCTCGTCCAACACTTCCCTG GACCTTCCAGAGACGTCTTTCCAGACCTCCAGTTGTCCCTCCTCCCCGAAGTCAGATCTCtccgtttcctcctccacttcctcctccatgtaCCCTGCGGACCCCCAGCTTTTTCCCGCCGCCGCCAGGAGAAGTGGCAGCGTCAGGGGTCCGAAGGAGAGGAACAGCGGTGAGCGGGCCGGTAGGCAATTGGGAGGAGCCCCTATGAACCCGTGGGACTACCAGCAACTCTTGGAGAGCCTTGAGGACCTGGATGGAGGCAGCAGAGGAGCCTTATCTTGA
- the LOC135107620 gene encoding tektin-1-like: MALLARERRVSRSAFTRDYYRPSPALVTAAAAASSVSSHPPSAPPVAPKRPGEVGGEAWVPPPPVNPSVWRASHAARLQHAHACSSRAQRIREENKRVCDETERLTASHRSEVERRLEDRIGDVTFWREEMSGRHASLDQDASKLKVLRERLRKAHHLYLQPLEVALKCIDIRRERVGVEEVEDEVSTALRQEVQELGRCRAALADGLADTEHQLRRVLACRHHLQQDVMDKDTALEVEQNTARLTPTAPPTTIIPAQKVDPSPVSVDGWYGTGEKLLSRADQEHQLADQVLDAAEDLLVATSRHLRQRLDHTDHCLKERIADTRHAKTLLEEEHAKVVEEERQLEKSLVEVEDQLEAKRGPLALVQTRLHSRARRPNMERTRDEVEEALLREVDELELTISRLTSAAEISRRQLQNLRSERVSLEHDINLKARTLLLDEVKVAGLRSTVTIDTH; this comes from the exons ATGGCCCTGCTGGCTCGAGAACGCCGTGTGTCCCGCTCAGCCTTCACCAGGGACTACTACCGGCCCAGCCCTGCCCtcgtcaccgccgccgccgccgcctcctccgtTAGCAGCCATCCTCCCTCTGCCCCACCTGTAGCCCCCAAGAGGCCGGGAGAG GTTGGCGGGGAGGCGTGGGTACCGCCGCCGCCTGTCAACCCCAGTGTGTGGCGCGCCTCTCACGCAGCACGCCTTCAGCACGCCCACGCCTGCTCTTCCCGGGCGCAGCGAatcagagaggaaaacaa ACGTGTGTGTGACGAGACGGAACGCTTGACTGCCAGTCACCGCAGCGAGGTGGAGCGCCGCCTTGAGGACAGGATCGGGGATGTCACCTTCTGGCGGGAGGAGATGTCAGGCCGCCATGCCAGCCTTGACCAGGATGCCTCCAAGCTAAAGGTCCTGAGGGAAAGGCTCCGGAAAGCTCACCACCTGTACCTCCAGCCCCTCGAGGTTGCCCTGAAGTGCATTGATATTAG GCGGGAGCGAGTgggtgtggaggaggtggaagacgaGGTGTCGACAGCGCTGCGTCAGGAGGTACAGGAGCTCGGAAGGTGTCGTGCAGCCCTTGCGGATGGCCTGGCTGACACAGAGCACCAG CTCCGTCGCGTGCTAGCCTGTCGCCATCACCTGCAGCAGGACGTCATGGACAAGGACACCGCCCTTGAGGTAGAACAGAACACTGCACGCCTCACGCCCaccgccccacccaccaccatcattcctgCTCAGAAAGTTGATCCCAG CCCCGTGTCGGTGGACGGATGGTACGGGACGGGCGAGAAACTGCTGTCCAGAGCAGACCAGGAACACCAATTGGCAGACCAG GTGCTGGACGCTGCTGAAGATCTTTTAGTGGCCACATCACGTCACCTCCGGCAGCGACTGGACCACACTGATCACTGCCTGAAGGAGCGGATTGCGGACACCAGGCACGCCAAAACACTGCTTGAGGAGGAGCATGCTAAG gtggtggaagaggaaagacagcTGGAGAAAAgtctggtggaggtggaggaccAACTGGAAGCCAAAAGGGGACCTCTCGCCCTGGTCCAGACTCGCCTGCACTCCCGCGCCAGGAGACCCAACATGGAGAGGacccg AGACGAGGTGGAGGAAGCTCTGCTGCGCGAGGTGGACGAATTAGAGTTGACGATTTCACGCTTGACCTCTGCCGCTGAGATATCCCGCAGGCAGCTCCAGAACCTGAGGTCGGAACGAGTCAGCCTTGAACATGACATTAATCTGAAGGCCAGGACTCTGTTGCTGGACGAGGTGAAGGTGGCGGGTCTAAGAAGCACCGTCACTATCGACACGCACTGA